Proteins from one Ananas comosus cultivar F153 linkage group 5, ASM154086v1, whole genome shotgun sequence genomic window:
- the LOC109710393 gene encoding RNA-binding KH domain-containing protein RCF3-like, whose protein sequence is MTSQVTPSKRPFERNPSEPYGRGKWQKTTPATSQQGQFKVLPWAPMFRILCPSSKTGGLIGKGGSIVAKIRQETGAKIKLEENIPGCDERVVIITSYEKEKEKDMDVSHKQSKENEKNEQTAADNDKDNDNDADAAAADDDDNDNEKESVEKNEGKEESAVEGSKPEKVTPSVLKALLLVFERIVEMEEDKSGGDEGESEKSSHPVSLRLLVLSGQVGRLLGKGGSVIKQMSADTGAHIRVLPKDKLPLCASWNDEIVQITGGMDSVRKALHLVGQQLLDNPPRERDSFILNQPGSFSHPLGQRPEGPPANYHLPFQGPPFPNRSFDAVDYRSNVAPPFPKFHESVVSGPHEVPPEIIVYRLLCSNVKVGGVIGKGGSVIKNLQHETGCEIKVLETTPESEDRIIVISGPVHPSDRISPPQNAVLLVQRRLLMAVHDKKESNVTTRVLVASHQTGCLLGKGGSVIAEMRKLSGAHIRILGKDQIPIGVQDNDEVVQVNGEFEVVQEALVQITTRLRHHLFREKFRASNPNNFGEQVPPFGPFMGRREFSPPRYPNMPPFQKDPFGRPFDERPIFGNMIHSPGVPHGVERSGPWPPQGMREGGPMPPPDYPGGPQRRMGGFSGANQPPVITNTTVDVVVPRSLVPSLYGEDGGCLRRIREISEAKISITEPRPEATETVIIISGTPEQTHAAQSLIQAFVLSESGST, encoded by the exons ATGACTTCTCAAGTTACGCCTTCGAAGCGGCCTTTCGAAAGGAACCCTTCAGAACCGTATGGAAGGGGAAAGTGGCAAAAGACTACACCCGCTACATCTCAGCAGGGTCAGTTCAAAGTACTACCATGGGCTCCTATGTTTCGAATTCTTTGCCCTTCATCAAAGACTGGAGGTTTGATAGGCAAAGGCGGCAGTATTGTAGCAAAAATACGGCAAGAGACTGGTGCAAAGATCAAACTGGAGGAAAATATACCTGGCTGTGATGAGCGAGTTGTTATTATAACCAGTtatgagaaagagaaagagaaagacaTGGATGTTAGTCATAAGCAGAGTAAGGAGAATGAAAAGAATGAACAGACTGCAGCAGACAACGATAAGGATAATGATAATGatgctgatgctgctgctgctgatgatgatgataatgataatgAAAAGGAAAGTGTTGAGAAAAATGAAGGCAAAGAGGAATCAGCTGTCGAGGGTTCAAAGCCAGAAAAGGTAACACCATCGGTATTGAAGGCTCTTTTGCTTGTCTTTGAGAGGATCGTTGAAATGGAAGAAGATAAATCTGGTGGAGATGAAGGAGAAAGTGAGAAGTCCAGTCATCCTGTTTCTCTGAGATTATTAGTGTTATCCGGCCAAGTAGGCCGCCTTTTAGGAAAAGGCGGAAGTGTAATTAAGCAGATGTCGGCTGATACTGGGGCTCATATCAGAGTACTTCCCAAGGATAAGCTTCCTCTATGTGCCTCCTGGAATGATGAGATAGTCCAG ATCACTGGAGGGATGGACTCTGTGAGGAAAGCACTTCATTTAGTTGGTCAGCAACTTTTGGACAACCCCCCTCGAGAGCGTGATTCGTTTATTCTGAATCAACCTGGCTCGTTCTCCCACCCGTTGGGTCAAAGGCCAGAAGGCCCGCCAGCAAATTATCACCTCCCTTTTCAAGGACCGCCTTTTCCCAACAGGTCATTTGATGCTGTTGATTACCGTTCAAATGTTGCTCCACCATTCCCCAAGTTCCATGAAAGTGTTGTGTCGGGCCCACATGAAGTTCCTCCAGAGATAATTGTTTATAGGTTATTATGTTCCAATGTTAAGGTTGGCGGTGTAATTGGCAAGGGTGGCAGTGTTATTAAGAATCTTCAACATGAAACGGGTTGTGAAATAAAAGTTCTTGAGACAACTCCAGAGTCGGAGGATCGCATTATTGTAATATCTGGGCCTGTG CACCCGAGTGATAGGATCTCTCCACCACAGAATGCAGTTCTTCTTGTACAACGCAGACTTCTGATGGCTGTGCATGATAAAAAAGAGAGCAATGTGACAACTAGGGTTCTGGTTGCATCCCATCAAACTGGCTGTCTCCTTGGTAAAGGAGGTTCTGTAATAGCTGAAATGAGGAAACTTTCAGGGGCTCACATTCGAATTTTGGGTAAAGATCAAATACCAATAGGCGTGCAGGATAATGATGAAGTGGTTCAG GTTAACGGTGAATTTGAGGTTGTTCAAGAAGCTCTTGTGCAGATCACGACTAGGCTTAGGCATCATTTGTTTCGTGAAAAATTTCGTGCTTCGAATCCTAATAATTTTGGCGAGCAAGTGCCTCCTTTCGGTCCATTCATGGGAAGACGGGAATTTTCACCCCCTAGGTACCCCAATATGCCCCCTTTTCAGAAGGATCCTTTTGGCCGTCCTTTTGATGAGAGGCCTATATTTGGCAATATGATACACAGCCCAGGCGTTCCTCATGGTGTTGAAAGGTCAGGACCTTGGCCGCCACAG GGTATGAGGGAAGGTGGTCCCATGCCTCCACCTGACTACCCAGGAGGACCTCAAAGAAGAATGGGTGGATTTAGTGG TGCCAATCAGCCGCCTGTAATTACCAATACAACTGTGGATGTTGTTGTTCCCCGATCTCTTGTACCTTCCTTATATGGGGAGGATGGAGGATGTTTGCGACGGATTCGTGAG ATCTCAGAAGCTAAAATTTCTATAACTGAACCTAGACCTGAAGCTACAGAGACTGTGATCATAATATCTGGAACTCCTGAGCAGACGCATGCTGCCCAGAGTCTTATTCAGGCCTTTGTTCTGAGTGAATCGGGTTCTACTTGA
- the LOC109709903 gene encoding probable protein ABIL3 isoform X1, with translation MGTVSPSSLCAHHEEESSIDELVMQQNLLFSESLKDLKNLRSQLYSAAEYFELAYNNRKQKQMMMDSLKDYTVEALVSTVDHLGSVSYKANDLLNERVEEVSGTELRVSCVEQRIKTCQDYIDREGRLQQSPVIKTPKFHKHCILSVGSTMTELGTHSIPIYRESRQPKANGEPLVLQPVISSTVRERPPLFSKPPPHSTSKSERSRSLSPYRKARSPSPSPSVGNSTVKGKRPLSPVSPANPLLRTASLSSRAAVRSSSNFVPSYSGEIHSVSLPLYSENMNGKEAEKSLKKSRGFLKSLLTRRRSRNDESLYSYLDEY, from the exons ATGGGGACTGTGTCTCCATCTTCCTTATGTGCCCATCATGAGGAAGAATCAAGCATTGATGAGTTAGTGATGCAGCAGAACCTACTGTTCTCTGAGAGCCTCAAG GATTTGAAGAATCTCAGGTCACAGTTGTATTCGGCAGCAGAATATTTTGAATTAGCTTACAATAACCGTAAACAAAAGCAGAT GATGATGGACAGTCTGAAAGATTACACTGTCGAGGCTCTTGTTAGTACTGTAGATCATTTGGGCTCTGTGTCGTATAAGGCGAATGATCTTCTCAACGAAAGAGTTGAAGAGGTTTCTGGAACCGAACTTCGAGTTTCTTGTGTTGAACAG AGAATAAAGACCTGTCAAGATTACATTGACCGTGAAGGGCGTTTGCAACAATCTCCTGTCATCAAAACTCCCAAGTTTCACAAGCACTGCATTTTATCAG TAGGTAGCACAATGACCGAGTTAGGGACACATTCAATACCAATTTATCGAGAATCTAGGCAACCTAAGGCGAATGGTGAACCACTAGTTCTACAGCCTG TGATATCTTCAACAGTTAGGGAAAGGCCACCTTTGTTCAG TAAACCTCCTCCTCATTCTACTTCCAAATCCGAAAGGTCGCGCTCTCTATCACCCTATCGGAAGGCACGTTCACCATCCCCGTCCCCATCAGTTGGGAATTCTACTGTCAAAG GAAAAAGACCTCTTTCACCAGTATCACCCGCAAATCCATTATTGCGCACTGCATCACTCTCAAGTCGAGCAGCTGTCCGAAGTTCATCAAACTTTGTCCCCTCG TATTCTGGGGAGATTCATTCAGTGTCATTGCCCTTGTATAGTGAAAATATGAATGGTAAAGAGGCAGAAAAAAGCTTGAAGAAAAGCAGAGGCTTCCTCAAATCCTTGCTCACAAGGCGCAGATCAAGGAACGATGAGTCATTGTACAGTTACTTGGATGAATATTAA
- the LOC109709903 gene encoding probable protein ABIL3 isoform X2: MGTVSPSSLCAHHEEESSIDELVMQQNLLFSESLKDLKNLRSQLYSAAEYFELAYNNRKQKQMMMDSLKDYTVEALVSTVDHLGSVSYKANDLLNERVEEVSGTELRVSCVEQRIKTCQDYIDREGRLQQSPVIKTPKFHKHCILSGSTMTELGTHSIPIYRESRQPKANGEPLVLQPVISSTVRERPPLFSKPPPHSTSKSERSRSLSPYRKARSPSPSPSVGNSTVKGKRPLSPVSPANPLLRTASLSSRAAVRSSSNFVPSYSGEIHSVSLPLYSENMNGKEAEKSLKKSRGFLKSLLTRRRSRNDESLYSYLDEY; the protein is encoded by the exons ATGGGGACTGTGTCTCCATCTTCCTTATGTGCCCATCATGAGGAAGAATCAAGCATTGATGAGTTAGTGATGCAGCAGAACCTACTGTTCTCTGAGAGCCTCAAG GATTTGAAGAATCTCAGGTCACAGTTGTATTCGGCAGCAGAATATTTTGAATTAGCTTACAATAACCGTAAACAAAAGCAGAT GATGATGGACAGTCTGAAAGATTACACTGTCGAGGCTCTTGTTAGTACTGTAGATCATTTGGGCTCTGTGTCGTATAAGGCGAATGATCTTCTCAACGAAAGAGTTGAAGAGGTTTCTGGAACCGAACTTCGAGTTTCTTGTGTTGAACAG AGAATAAAGACCTGTCAAGATTACATTGACCGTGAAGGGCGTTTGCAACAATCTCCTGTCATCAAAACTCCCAAGTTTCACAAGCACTGCATTTTATCAG GTAGCACAATGACCGAGTTAGGGACACATTCAATACCAATTTATCGAGAATCTAGGCAACCTAAGGCGAATGGTGAACCACTAGTTCTACAGCCTG TGATATCTTCAACAGTTAGGGAAAGGCCACCTTTGTTCAG TAAACCTCCTCCTCATTCTACTTCCAAATCCGAAAGGTCGCGCTCTCTATCACCCTATCGGAAGGCACGTTCACCATCCCCGTCCCCATCAGTTGGGAATTCTACTGTCAAAG GAAAAAGACCTCTTTCACCAGTATCACCCGCAAATCCATTATTGCGCACTGCATCACTCTCAAGTCGAGCAGCTGTCCGAAGTTCATCAAACTTTGTCCCCTCG TATTCTGGGGAGATTCATTCAGTGTCATTGCCCTTGTATAGTGAAAATATGAATGGTAAAGAGGCAGAAAAAAGCTTGAAGAAAAGCAGAGGCTTCCTCAAATCCTTGCTCACAAGGCGCAGATCAAGGAACGATGAGTCATTGTACAGTTACTTGGATGAATATTAA
- the LOC109709853 gene encoding uncharacterized protein LOC109709853, with product MPYCVVSKHPEEEKKGSHGNGIRIFYQRYGHGSTKVLLIIGFAGTHDMWSPQIKGLAGTAESQDEEAPATAAAEAAEDGEGIEVCCFDNRGMGRSSVPAERSQYTTIIMAKDAVALLDHLGWRKAHIFGHSMGSMIASKLAAIAPERVLSLALLNTTGGGFECFPKIDRKTMSLAFRFLRAKTPEQRAVIDLEVHYTKEYLDEHIGSSTRRKILYQEYVKGLTSNGMQSSHGFEGQINACWTHKLTSTELDRIRSGGFLVSVIHGRDDIIARLYHARRLAEKLYPAARMVELHGGHLVSHERPDEVNLSLVELIKASKSKLEPENWSNIPKNAPGCMVPGLLGSLTKRSDDEVSYVVLTYSVLRKLQFTLLYFFGAILLCFEHAKKVLRILKPVRVAPAIS from the exons ATGCCCTATTGCGTCGTTAGCAAACACCctgaagaagagaaaaaggggAGCCATGGGAACGGGATCCGTATCTTCTACCAAAGATATGGCCATGGATCCACCAAAGTTCTCCTcattattg GGTTCGCCGGCACCCATGACATGTGGTCTCCGCAGATAAAGGGTCTGGCGGGGACTGCAGAATCGCAGGACGAGGAGGCGcctgcgacggcggcggcggaggccgcgGAGGATGGTGAAGGGATAGAGGTCTGCTGCTTCGATAATCGCGGGATGGGCCGGAGCTCTGTGCCTGCAGAGAGATCCCAATATAC GACGATAATCATGGCGAAGGATGCAGTGGCTCTGTTGGATCATTTAGGTTGGAGAAAGGCTCATATCTTTGGCCACTCGATGG GGTCTATGATAGCTTCAAAGTTGGCGGCAATTGCGCCCGAGAGGGTTTTATCATTGGCTTTGCTAAATACAACTGGAGGCGGCTTCGAGTGCTTCCCAAAG ATCGATCGCAAAACCATGTCCCTTGCATTTCGTTTTCTAAGAGCAAAGACTCCAGAACAAAGAGCTGTTATTGATCTCGAAGTCCATTATACGAAG GAATATCTTGATGAACATATTGGATCGAGTACGAGAAGAAAAATTCTATATCAG GAATACGTCAAGGGGCTTACGTCGAACGGCATGCAGTCCAGCCATGGCTTTGAAGGCCAGATTAACGCATGCTGGACGCACAAACTGACATCAACTGAACTCGACCGGATTCGTTCAGGAGGATTTTTGGTTTCTGTTATTCATGGGAG GGACGACATCATTGCTCGACTATATCATGCAAGAAGGCTTGCGGAGAAGCTCTACCCTGCTGCTAGAATGGTCGAACTTCACGGGGGTCATTTAGTAAGCCATGAAAGACCTGATGAG GTTAATCTATCTCTTGTTGAGTTGATTAAGGCATCAAAATCAAAGCTAGAACCAGAAAACTGGTCCAACATTCCTAAGAATGCCCCTG GTTGTATGGTGCCTGGGCTGCTCGGTTCGCTGACCAAAAGGAGCGACGATGAAGTTAGTTATGTTGTATTAACATACAGCGTGCTGAGAAAGCTACAATTTACCTTGCTTTACTTTTTCGGAGCAATCCTTCTCTGCTTCGAGCATGCGAAAAAAGTCCTCAGAATTTTGAAGCCTGTTCGAGTTGCGCCCGCCATCTCCTAG
- the LOC109710614 gene encoding protein NLP3-like produces the protein MRPPQPQRMESPPSPRPLPPPPPPPPLPRWCFLLRSMPGRDEEAAEARGALMDLDDLDLDLDLDLDPDPPSCLLPPRRPAPAADDAEWPFDALVSPSLLSSSSPPQSLLHLSFPSPPSPLCLFEDRPFDASTSIAELALYNPDTVSRNINGTNDKRRPLQLLVEEDNADHTYIIKERMTQALRQFKESTDQHLLVQVWAPVKNGDRYVLTTSGQPFVLDHQSVALLQYRTVSLTYMFSVDGDNDGELGLPGRVYRQKVPEWTPNVQYYSSKEYPRLCHALNYNVRGTVALPVFYPSAHTCVAVIELIMTSQKINYAGEVGKVCKALEAVNLKSTEIQDHPSVQICNKGRQTALAEILETLAVVCEDHKLPLAQTWVPCRHRSVLAHGGGLRKSCSSFDGSCMGQVCMSTSDVAFHVIDAHIWRFRDACVEHHLQKGQGVAGIAFESRRPCFSEDITQFSKTQYPLVHYSRMCGLAGCFAVCLQSTFTGNDDYILEFFLPPECKNAGEQRVLLEAMIISMKRCFRSLKVVADVELQEGITLQSIDMLVIDNREFASGHPRASLECNFDKGFNGAGKLDNRVSDMPEKHILANGNAVNNGIVIEQNGSGTSSSSLANKNNKPSERRRGKAEKTISLEVLQQYFAGSLKNAAKSLGVCPTTMKRICRQHGILRWPSRKINKVNRSLSKLKQVIESVDGAFTLPSLPCPLPVAVGSLPSPSNVDKTNKTKESEPLKPFTLHTERENKLSTRDTSPDNDGSGKKLFPHCSRSGSSSEEGSSNTHTSEGSCHASPQNENVVSGPFNSTFLGPELKPSCTLGLINPNTNFICLNTTAVEPQSPLNGMLVEDSGSSKYLKNLCPCAVEIPHDEHNVGPTSNNPTSMANSRVVTIKASYKDDIVRFRFTVAGNVTELKDEIAKRLKLEVGMFDVKYLDDDPEWVLLACNADLEECVEIARLSGRHVVRLLVSDISASLGSSCESSRG, from the exons ATGCGCCCACCACAACCCCAGCGGATGGAATCACCGCCCTCTCCCCGTCCCCttccgcccccgcccccgcccccgcccctgCCCCGCTGGTGCTTCCTCCTTCGCTCAATGCCGGGTAGGGACGAGGAAGCCGCCGAAGCTCGAGGAGCTCTCATGGACCTCGACGATCTCGACCTCGACCTCGACCTCGACCTCGACCCCGACCCCCCCTCCTGCCTCCTCCCCCCGCGCcgccccgcccccgccgccgacgacgccgAGTGGCCCTTCGACGCGCTCGTTTCgccctccctcctctcctcctcgtCGCCGCCGCAGAGCCTCCTCCACCTCtccttcccctcccctccctccccGCTTTGCCTCTTCGAGGATCGGCCCTTCGACGCTTCCACCTCCATCGCCGAGCTAGCCCTCt ACAATCCCGACACTGTAAGCAGAAATATTAATGGAACCAACGATAAAAGAAGGCCGCTTCAATTGCTAGTAGAGGAGGATAATGCCGACCACACCTATATCATCAAGGAGCGGATGACTCAGGCACTTCGACAATTCAAAGAATCAACAGATCAACACTTACTAGTCCAAGTTTGGGCGCCAGTGAAGAATGGGGACCGATACGTACTTACTACATCGGGCCAACCTTTTGTCCTAGATCACCAAAGTGTCGCTCTGCTCCAGTACCGCACAGTGTCCCTGACTTACATGTTCTCAGTAGATGGGGATAATGATGGTGAACTGGGTCTTCCAGGCCGGGTTTACAGGCAGAAAGTTCCGGAATGGACTCCCAATGTGCAGTATTATAGTAGTAAAGAGTACCCGCGGCTTTGCCATGCCCTCAATTACAATGTACGGGGCACTGTAGCCCTTCCCGTTTTTTATCCTTCTGCTCACACCTGTGTTGCTGTCATCGAGCTCATAATGACATCACAAAAGATCAACTATGCGGGTGAAGTTGGTAAAGTCTGCAAAGCTCTCGAG GCAGTAAATTTGAAGAGCACCGAAATTCAGGATCATCCAAGTGTTCAG ATATGCAACAAAGGCCGTCAAACTGCTTTGGCTGAGATACTGGAAACCTTAGCTGTCGTATGCGAAGACCACAAGTTGCCCTTGGCGCAGACTTGGGTGCCTTGCAGACACCGTAGTGTCCTGGCCCATGGTGGTGGCTTAAGAAAGAGCTGCTCTAGCTTTGATGGAAGTTGCATGGGACAAGTGTGCATGTCGACAAGTGATGTGGCATTCCATGTCATTGATGCTCACATATGGAGATTCAGGGACGCCTGTGTGGAGCACCATTTACAGAAAGGACAAGGGGTTGCTGGAATAGCATTTGAATCTCGAAGACCTTGCTTTTCAGAAGATATTACCCAATTTTCTAAGACCCAGTATCCCCTTGTTCACTATTCTCGTATGTGTGGATTGGCCGGCTGTTTCGCCGTATGCTTGCAAAGTACTTTTACAGGAAATGATGATTATATACTAGAATTCTTTTTGCCCCCCGAGTGCAAGAATGCTGGGGAGCAAAGGGTATTATTGGAAGCTATGATAATTTCTATGAAGCGATGTTTTCGTAGTTTGAAGGTTGTTGCTGATGTAGAACTACAAGAAGGAATCACATTACAATCCATAGATATGCTGGTGATTGACAATCGAGAGTTTGCATCTGGTCATCCTCGTGCTTCTCTGGAGTGTAACTTTGATAAAGGATTTAATGGGGCAGGGAAATTGGATAATAGAGTTTCTGATATGCCCGAGAAACATATTCTGGCGAATGGTAATGCTGTAAATAATGGAATAGTAATTGAACAGAATGGTAGTGGAACATCTAGTTCCTCACTGGCCAACAAGAACAATAAACCTTCTGAAAGGAGGCGCGGAAAGGCTGAGAAAACAATCAGTTTAGAAGTTCTTCAACAATATTTTGCTGGAAGCCTTAAAAATGCTGCAAAAAGCCTTGGCG TATGTCCGACGACAATGAAGCGCATATGTAGGCAACATGGGATCTTGAGATGGCCGTCTCGCAAGATCAACAAGGTCAACCGCTCGCTTTCAAAATTGAAACAAGTCATCGAATCTGTTGATGGTGCATTTACTTTACCGTCTCTCCCATGTCCTCTTCCTGTTGCTGTTGGTTCTTTGCCCTCTCCCTCTAATGTAGACAAAACGAACAAAACAAAGGAAAGTGAACCTTTGAAACCTTTTACTCTCCATACTGAAAGAGAGAACAAATTGTCAACAAGAGATACATCACCCGACAATGATGGCTCGGGGAAAAAGCTTTTTCCTCACTGTTCAAGATCAGGAAGTTCCTCAGAAGAAGGCAGCAGTAATACCCACACTTCGGAAGGTTCATGTCATGCAAGCCCACAAAATGAAAACGTAGTTTCTGGGCCGTTTAATTCGACATTCTTGGGACCAGAATTAAAACCTTCTTGTACACTCGGATTGATTAATCcgaatacaaattttatttgcttgAATACTACGGCAGTAGAGCCGCAATCTCCACTTAATGGAATGCTCGTTGAAGATTCAGGAAGCTCCAAATACTTGAAGAACCTTTGCCCTTGTGCTGTAGAAATTCCTCATGATGAGCACAATGTTGGGCCGACCAGCAATAATCCAACGAGTATGGCAAATTCAAGGGTTGTAACTATTAAGGCGAGTTACAAGGACGATATTGTAAGATTCCGCTTCACGGTTGCAGGAAATGTTACCGAATTGAAAGATGAAATAGCGAAGAGGCTGAAGCTGGAGGTTGGTATGTTTGATGTTAAGTATCTTGACGATGATCCCGAGTGGGTGTTGTTGGCTTGTAATGCGGACTTAGAAGAGTGTGTGGAGATCGCCAGGCTCTCTGGTCGACATGTCGTCAGGTTGTTGGTAAGTGACATTTCTGCTAGCCTCGGGAGCTCGTGTGAAAGCTCCAGAGGATGA
- the LOC109709878 gene encoding protein kish: MSALFNFHSFLTVVLLVICTCTYIKMQFPTILDRKTGFRGFFWKAARIGERLSPWVALGCFIMGVSIIIF, from the exons ATG TCGGCGCTGTTCAACTTCCACTCGTTCCTGACGGTGGTGCTGCTGGTGATCTGCACCTGCACCTACATCAAGATGCAGTTCCCCACCATCCTCGATCGCAAAACCGG ATTTCGTGGCTTCTTCTGGAAAGCAGCCAGAATAG GTGAACGCCTAAGCCCTTGGGTAGCCCTCGGATGCTTTATAATGGGGGTATCGATAATCATTTTCTGA
- the LOC109710999 gene encoding eukaryotic translation initiation factor 1A yields MPKNKGKGGKNRKRGKNEADDEKRELVFKEDGQEYAQVLRMLGNGRCEAMCIDGTKRLCHIRGKMHKKVWIAAGDIVLVGLRDYQDDKADVILKYMPDEARLLKAYGELPETTRLNEGIAGGLDEEDDGAADDYVEFEDEDIDKI; encoded by the coding sequence ATGCCGAAGAACAAGGGGAAGGGAGGGAAGAACCGGAAGCGGGGGAAGAACGAGGCGGACGACGAGAAGCGGGAGCTGGTGTTCAAGGAGGACGGGCAGGAGTACGCGCAGGTGCTGCGGATGCTGGGGAACGGGCGGTGCGAGGCGATGTGCATCGACGGGACGAAGCGGCTCTGCCACATCCGCGGGAAGATGCACAAGAAGGTCTGGATCGCCGCCGGCGACATCGTCCTCGTCGGCCTCCGCGACTACCAGGACGACAAGGCCGACGTCATCCTCAAGTACATGCCCGACGAGGCCCGCCTCCTCAAGGCCTACGGCGAGCTCCCCGAGACCACCCGCCTCAACGAGGGCATCGCCGGCGGCCTCGACGAGGAGGACGACGGCGCCGCCGACGACTACGTCGAGTTCGAGGACGAGGACATCGACAAGATCTAG